In the Populus trichocarpa isolate Nisqually-1 chromosome 1, P.trichocarpa_v4.1, whole genome shotgun sequence genome, one interval contains:
- the LOC18094267 gene encoding LOW QUALITY PROTEIN: disease resistance protein RPM1 (The sequence of the model RefSeq protein was modified relative to this genomic sequence to represent the inferred CDS: deleted 1 base in 1 codon) translates to MTEGLVTFLLSKLADFIQEEERLLTGVKAEAEYIRDELEFMVVFLRAADAMEEKDDGLKVLVQKVRDVAYDMEDTLDHFRLRLTHDHGDKFCSSVQTISNSIITLKARRQIASKIQALKSRVINISEAHRRYLIRNNIMEPSSSSTHTPRVARPGNIVEEANIVGIEKPKKLLIGWLVRGRSEREVISWLEWVVWVKPHWVWITLSPSFKEEDLLKDIIQQLFRVLQKNVPQGMDNDRLKTAINRFLQKKRYLIVLDDVWHADAWDAFEPVFPNNSRGSHILLTTRKTEVALTACIEFPDKVYNLDPLSPEESWTLFCKMVFQNSHCPEHLKNVSERILGRCEGLPLAIEAMSGVLATRDRSKIDEWEKVCLSLGAGFEDNNRMRNALKILSLSYYDLPYYLKSCLLYFSMFPEGIPIQRMRLIRLWIAEGFVKGREGMTSEEVAEDFLNELIKRSLVQVVEATSYGQVKTCRIHDLLREILITKAKEQDFVAIAKEQNMIWSEKVRRVSIHNDMPSMRQIHVASRLRSLLVFWGKDYFPGPPKFISPSRSRLLTVLDMEGTPLKEFPNEVVSLIFLKYLSLRNTKVNSVPSSISKLQNLESLDLKHAQVTELPVDILKLQKLRHLLVYRYETHESDDQIRNKHGFKAPAQIGNLLSVQKLCFLEADQGQKLMSELGRLIHLRRLGILKFRKEDGKDLCSSIDKLTNLRALSVTSITESEVIDLEYLSSPPQFLQRLYLTGRLERLPDWILSLDSLVKLVLKWSRLREDPLLFLQNLPNLVHLELIQVYSGEALHFSNEGFEKLKVLGLNKLERLKSITVQKGALPSLQKLVVQGCKLLQKVPSGIKHLAKLKTLDFFDMPYDFVKRLRPDGTAQRAGRTFLQKSVVQFIKIVQILPFDAPNDFIRRLHPDGDGEDYHEVRNVPEIYCTYQKNGNWEIYYNYARPDILLKRQPDWKP, encoded by the exons ATGACAGAAGGTTTGGTGACCTTCTTACTTAGTAAGCTTGCAGATTTTATCCAAGAAGAGGAGCGACTATTGACAGGTGTTAAGGCAGAAGCTGAGTACATCAGGGATGAACTAGAGTTCATGGTGGTCTTTCTAAGAGCTGCAGATGCGATGGAAGAGAAAGATGATGGACTTAAAGTGTTAGTGCAGAAAGTGAGAGATGTTGCGTATGACATGGAAGATACTCTTGATCATTTCAGGCTGCGTCTCACACATGATCATGGGGATAAGTTCTGTTCTTCTGTTCAAACAATTTCCAACTCCATCATCACTTTAAAAGCTCGGCGTCAAATTGCTTCAAAAATCCAAGCACTCAAAAGCCGAGTTATAAATATCTCAGAGGCACATCGGAGATATTTAATCAGGAACAAcataatggagccaagctcgaGCTCCACCCACACACCAAGGGTGGCCAGGCCAGGGAATATAGTTGAAGAAGCAAATATAGTTGGCATTGAAAAGCCCAAAAAGCTTCTTATTGGGTGGCTTGTCAGAGGCAGATCCGAACGTGAAGTGATATCA TGGTTGGAATGGGTGGTTTGGGTAAAACCACATTG GGTTTGGATCACTCTCTCTCCATCTTTCAAGGAAGAGGACCTTCTAAAAGATATAATTCAACAGCTCTTCCGTGTGCTCCAGAAAAATGTTCCTCAAGGAATGGACAACGATAGGCTAAAGACGGCAATCAATAGATTCCTTCAGAAAAAAAGGTATCTCATTGTGTTAGATGATGTGTGGCATGCTGATGCCTGGGATGCTTTTGAACCTGTGTTCCCAAACAACAGTCGTGGTAGCCATATATTGCTGACAACGCGAAAAACTGAAGTAGCCCTTACTGCCTGCATAGAATTCCCAGATAAAGTGTACAATTTGGATCCATTATCTCCAGAAGAGTCTTGGACTTTGTTTTGCAAGATGGTATTTCAAAACAGCCACTGCCCAGAACATTTGAAGAACGTTTCAGAAAGAATTCTGGGAAGATGTGAAGGACTGCCGCTTGCTATTGAGGCTATGAGTGGTGTTCTTGCGACGAGGGACAGGAGTAAAATAGACGAATGGGAAAAGGTGTGCCTTAGTCTTGGTGCTGGATTCGAAGACAACAACAGAATGAGGAATGCGTTGAAGATACTATCACTCAGTTACTATGATTTACCTTATTATCTCAAATCCTGTTTGTTGTACTTCAGCATGTTCCCTGAGGGCATACCGATTCAGCGTATGAGACTTATTCGATTGTGGATAGCAGAAGGGTTTGTGAAAGGAAGGGAGGGAATGACATCAGAGGAGGTTGCAGAAGATTTTTTGAATGAGCTCATAAAAAGAAGTTTGGTCCAAGTGGTAGAAGCAACCAGTTATGGACAAGTTAAAACATGCCGCATCCACGACCTTCTCCGTGAGATACTGATTACAAAGGCAAAAGAGCAAGATTTCGTTGCGATAGCCAAGGAACAGAACATGATTTGGTCTGAAAAGGTCCGCCGTGTATCGATACATAACGACATGCCAAGCATGCGACAAATACATGTTGCATCTCGCCTCCGTTCATTGTTGGTGTTCTGGGGAAAAGATTATTTTCCCGGGCCTCCTAAATTTATTTCGCCTTCTCGTTCAAGGCTGCTTACCGTGTTAGATATGGAAGGCACGCCTTTGAAGGAATTTCCAAATGAAGTGGTCAGCCTCATCTTTTTAAAGTATCTAAGTTTGAGGAATACCAAGGTGAATTCCGTTCCAAGCTCAATTAGCAAGCTTCAGAACCTGGAAAGTTTGGATTTAAAGCATGCCCAGGTCACTGAGTTGCCTGTTGACATTCTGAAGCTCCAAAAGCTTCGCCACCTGCTAGTGTATCGCTATGAAACTCATGAGTCTGATGATCAAATTCGCAACAAACACGGTTTCAAGGCACCAGCTCAGATAGGAAATCTACTTTCAGTACAAAAGCTTTGCTTCCTAGAAGCAGACCAAGGCCAGAAACTTATGTCAGAACTGGGAAGATTGATTCATTTGAGAAGGTTAGGCATTCTAAAGTTCCGGAAGGAAGATGGGAAGGATTTATGCTCCTCCATTGATAAGCTGACGAACCTTCGTGCATTGTCTGTTACTTCAATAACAGAGAGCGAGGTCATTGATCTGGAGTACTTATCTTCTCCTCCTCAATTTCTTCAGCGACTATACTTGACAGGACGTTTAGAGAGGTTACCAGACTGGATACTCTCACTTGATAGTTTGGTCAAGTTGGTTTTAAAATGGAGTCGCTTACGTGAAGATCCGCTGCTATTTCTTCAGAATTTGCCCAATCTGGTGCACCTTGAATTAATACAAGTTTATAGTGGCGAAGCATTGCATTTCAGTAATGAAGGATTCGAAAAGCTTAAGGTTTTGGGTCTAAACAAATTAGAACGGCTCAAATCTATAACCGTGCAGAAGGGAGCATTGCCTTCTCTCCAGAAGCTAGTTGTCCAGGGTTGTAAACTACTGCAGAAGGTGCCCTCTGGAATCAAACACCTCGCTAAGCTCaaaacacttgatttttttgacaTGCCGTATGATTTTGTCAAGAGGCTACGGCCTGATGGAACTGCACAGAGAGCGGGAAGGACTTTTCTCCAAAAGTCAGTTGTCCAATTCATTAAAATAGTGCAGATTCTTCCATTTGATGCGCCCAACGATTTCATCAGGAGGCTCCATCCGGATGGAGATGGTGAAGATTATCATGAGGTTCGAAATGTGCCTGAGATTTACTGCACCTATCAGAAAAATGGCAATTGGGAAATCTACTACAATTATGCAAGACCAGACATTCTTTTGAAAAGGCAACCTGATTGGAAGCCATGA
- the LOC18094100 gene encoding disease resistance protein RPM1: MAESAVTFLLDKLAPLFENELQLLRGGREEIVYVRGELERIRAFLRVADTLEESDEEVKVWVKQIRDVAHETEDILDEFTILLAHDHASGLYGLIHKMSCCIKNMKARYRIASQIKAMNSRIRNISDGHRRLRQKFFVAEHGSSSASTGWQDRREDALLLDMTDLVGIEERKSKLVGWLVDGRSGREVVSLAGMGGLGKTTLAKQVYDDAEVKKHFSVHAWITVSRSYKMEELLKDILQQLFAADRKPVPKNLESQNSSQLKSIIKEVLQKRRYLIVLDDVWHVNEWDAVKYALPTNNCGSRVMLTTRNADLAFTSRIESEGKVYNLEPLLPEESWTLFCRKTFRGNSCPHHLEDICKNILRKCEGLPLAIVAISGVLAAKDKRRIDEWEMVRRSLGAEIEDNNKLLNLKKVLSLSFNDLPYYLKSCFLYVSIFPEDHLIEHTKLIRLWVAEGFVEAKYGKELEDVAEDYFNELLNRSLLQVAETASDGRVKTCRPHDLLREIIISKSRDQNFAVIAKDQNAMWPDKIRRLSIHYTVRNVQLNRCVSQLRSLFMFGVVEKSPLRTLFPNGFRLLHVLDLQGAPIKMFPVQVINLYYLRYLSLKETKVSIVPSYIGKLQHLETLDLKHTYVTELPDEILKLQRLRHLLVYRYKFESYAHFHSKNGFKALEKIGQLQSLQKLCFVEANHGNGNIMIELGKLTKLRRLGVVKLRREDGKSLCSSIENLRNLRALSLLSVEEDEILDLEHLFSPPPLLQRLYLTGRLETLPHWIPNLESLVRVHLKWSRLKGDPLESLQVLPNLVHLELLQVYEGDTLCFKVGGFKKLKLLGIDKFDELRCVEVEVGALPRVEKLSIQRCKLLEKAPLGIEHLTKLKVLEFFDMPRELIKTLLSHEQGGDYWRVAHIPEVYSTYWRDGGWEVYSLESFNDSSRPSPVIRSQELHTRWK, encoded by the coding sequence ATGGCGGAGAGTGCAGTGACCTTTCTACTTGACAAGCTTGCACCTCTTTTTGAAAATGAGCTGCAGTTATTAAGAGGTGGGCGGGAAGAAATTGTATATGTGAGAGGAGAGTTGGAGCGGATAAGAGCCTTCCTGCGCGTTGCAGATACATTAGAAGAGAGCGATGAGGAAGTCAAGGTGTGGGTTAAGCAAATAAGGGACGTTGCTCATGAAACTGAAGATATTCTGGATGAGTTCACAATTCTCCTGGCACATGATCATGCGAGTGGACTCTATGGTTTGATCCATAAGATGTCATGCTGCATCAAAAATATGAAGGCTCGTTATCGAATTGCTTCGCAAATAAAAGCCATGAACTCAAGAATCAGAAATATCTCGGATGGCCATCGCAGACTCCGTCAAAAGTTCTTCGTAGCTGAACATGGTTCGAGTTCCGCTAGCACAGGCTGGCAGGACCGAAGAGAAGATGCCCTTCTTCTAGACATGACTGATCTAGTGGGAATCGAGGAGCGCAAAAGCAAGCTTGTTGGTTGGCTTGTCGATGGTCGTTCAGGACGTGAAGTAGTTTCGCTTGCTGGGATGGGAGGGCTGGGAAAAACCACCTTGGCAAAGCAAGTCTATGATGATGCAGAAGTGAAGAAACATTTCAGTGTCCATGCCTGGATTACAGTGTCTCGATCTTACAAGATGGAAGAACTACTTAAAGACATTCTTCAACAACTCTTTGCTGCAGATAGGAAGCCAGTCCCCAAAAATTTAGAGAGCCAGAACAGCAGTCAGCTAAAATCAATAATCAAAGAGGTCCTGCAGAAAAGAAGGTACCTAATAGTCCTGGATGATGTATGGCACGTAAATGAGTGGGATGCTGTCAAGTATGCCTTGCCAACCAACAACTGCGGCAGCCGGGTCATGCTCACTACACGCAATGCTGATCTAGCCTTCACCTCTCGCATAGAATCAGAAGGCAAGGTCTATAACTTGGAGCCCTTGCTTCCAGAAGAGTCGTGGACTCTTTTCTGCAGGAAGACATTCCGGGGGAATTCATGTCCTCATCATTTGGAGGATATTTGTAAGAATATCTTGAGAAAATGCGAGGGGCTTCCACTTGCAATTGTGGCAATCAGTGGCGTTCTTGCTGCAAAGGACAAGCGAAGGATAGATGAATGGGAAATGGTTCGACGTAGTCTTGGTGCTGAAATTGAGGACAATAATAAGCTTCTCAATCTGAAAAAGGTGCTTTCTCTCAGTTTCAATGATCTTCCGTACTATCTAAAGTCTTGTTTCTTGTATGTGAGCATCTTTCCAGAGGATCATCTAATTGAACATACGAAACTTATTCGTCTATGGGTTGCGGAAGGATTTGTGGAAGCAAAATATGGAAAGGAGTTAGAAGATGTTGCAGAGGACTATTTCAATGAACTCCTAAACAGAAGCCTGTTGCAAGTGGCGGAGACAGCTAGTGACGGAAGGGTCAAAACATGTCGCCCCCATGACCTCCTGCGAGAGATTATCATTTCAAAGTCAAGAGACCAGAACTTTGCAGTTATAGCCAAGGATCAAAATGCAATGTGGCCAGACAAAATTCGGCGTCTATCGATACACTACACAGTGCGAAACGTACAACTGAATAGGTGCGTCTCTCAGTTGCGTTCTTTGTTCATGTTTGGGGTGGTAGAGAAGTCGCCCCTACGAACCTTGTTTCCTAATGGTTTTAGGCTGCTTCACGTGCTGGATTTGCAAGGTGCTCCAATAAAAATGTTTCCAGTTCAAGTTATCAACCTGTATTACCTTAGGTATCTAAGTTTGAAGGAAACTAAGGTAAGTATAGTCCCATCCTATATAGGGAAACTTCAACACCTAGAGACCTTGGATCTCAAACACACGTATGTCACTGAATTGCCCGATGAGATCTTGAAGCTACAACGACTTCGTCATCTCCTGGTTTATCGCTATAAATTTGAGTCTTACGCACACTTCCACTCGAAGAATGGTTTCAAGGCTCTTGAGAAAATAGGACAACTGCAATCCCTACAAAAACTATGTTTTGTTGAGGCAAACCACGGCAATGGTAATATAATGATTGAACTTGGGAAGCTAACTAAACTGAGAAGGTTAGGTGTTGTAAAGTTGAGAAGGGAAGATGGTAAGTCTTTATGTTCATCTATCGAGAATCTTAGAAACCTCCGCGCCTTGTCTCTACTTTCAGTAGAAGAGGATGAGATTCTTGATCTTGAGCACCTTTTCTCTCCTCCTCCGCTACTTCAGCGGTTGTACTTGACAGGACGCTTAGAGACACTGCCACACTGGATACCTAATCTAGAAAGCCTTGTCAGAGTTCATTTGAAATGGAGCCGCTTAAAGGGTGATCCCCTGGAATCTCTTCAGGTTCTTCCCAATCTTGTGCATCTTGAATTACTTCAAGTTTATGAAGGAGATACCTTGTGTTTCAAGGTGGGAGGGTTTAAGAAACTCAAGCTTTTAGGTATTGATAAATTTGACGAGCTAAGATGCGTGGAAGTGGAGGTGGGTGCGCTGCCTCGCGTGGAAAAGTTGAGCATTCAGCGCTGTAAATTGCTGGAGAAGGCACCATTAGGCATTGAGCATCTGACAAAGCTGAAAGTGCTAGAGTTTTTCGACATGCCTCGAGAACTAATCAAGACACTTCTTTCACATGAACAAGGGGGAGATTATTGGAGAGTCGCGCACATCCCAGAAGTATACTCAACCTACTGGAGAGATGGGGGATGGGAGGTCTATTCTCTGGAGAGTTTCAACGACTCTTCCCGGCCAAGTCCCGTCATAAGGAGCCAGGAGCTTCATACTCGCTGGAAATGA